The Plasmodium gaboni strain SY75 chromosome 5, whole genome shotgun sequence nucleotide sequence ctttttcattttgaacattttcttctttacttttatcttcatcatttatTGAGACATTATCTGACTGTTCAGAATTTTTTGATTCTTCTGATTCATCTGAATCatcttcatattttttcctATTAATTTCTGCATTCCTTCTTTCAACTTCTTCTTGTGTTGGTACGTATCTTTTACTACCTTTAGGCAATCTctttttacttttatatttatttttgttcatttttataggttcttatattattaattggttgatatataaaagtattaagaaaatatgTTTTCAAGTCTTccaaaaaataaaaa carries:
- a CDS encoding hypothetical protein (conserved Plasmodium protein, unknown function): MNKNKYKSKKRLPKGSKRYVPTQEEVERRNAEINRKKYEDDSDESEESKNSEQSDNVSINDEDKSKEENVQNEKAQNDEPTNKNSEEENSDNDKQSE